GCTTGTCCGTTGAGAGGTCTTTGTACATGACATACAACTGCCATTTACTAAGTTGTTCATGCACGTATCATTCTTCGGCTAAGTTTAACAAGCTCTCACATTGAAATGATGACAGATAATCTGCTATGTTGTTTACCTGCAATAAAATAATGGGAAAGTATGAATATTTACCCTTACTCCTTCTTCTAAATTGAACCTCAAATTGACAATTGACACTAGCCATAGGTTTTAGACTTACAAATGGCTGTATTATAGTCTTGTATATATTTCACGCaatgttatataatataaataggGAAATAaccaatgagaaaaacccaatATCATATAGTAAATTATTAAAGGCATGGCATTAAAAAATACGAAACTAATCTGTTAATGTCTTTAATGCTGCTGAAATGTTTGATGTATTACTTGGAAAACCAACTGcaaaacacttttgttttcaattttttgccGGCCATCAAATCTTGGTTTTATTCGTGTTAACAGCACGTCAGTACTTTGATTTAATCTCAATATCGACGTACGTAATGTTATGCGCAATTTTTACATGGATTCGAGACAGCTTTGTAAACGTTAGTTACTCGACTTATATGAAGCTACAATATACgctaacatatacatgtacgcTTGTTTCACATTGATATTTAACACTGTTCTTAAAATCCTTAAAAGCACGTACTCTAGATAATAACATAATACAAATTTCATTCCCCTTCGtattagataaaattgagaatggaaatagggaatgtttcaaagagaaaacaacctgaccatagaaaaaacaacagcagaaggtcaccaacaggtcttcaatgtaacgaaaAATACCCGAACCCGGAGGCGTATATTGAATACATTTCTAAagtcaaatataaacattttatgatttagcATGTGtgtatttttctcttttatggTAAAGTATTTATCCACATTAATTTTAATCATGTCGTAAATTAAATATCTGTTTTTCTTTTCGATGAATGTCGTCATTATTACACCACATATCGATAAATAAGTGAAAGCTAACTTCCCATTTTTGTCGCCCAAAAGAAAGGTGTTTCAATATAACCCAGAACAATAAGGGCATAATTGACACAAGCAGATATTGATATATCTTTTATTGAAGAAAATACTTTTGAAACTGCAtagttttaaattgttgttcATTTTGATACTAAtaacaaaattcctaaaagttttaccaaatacagcttaggttatttatgcctgaggtagaaaagccttagtagttcaaaaaatctaaattttgtgaacagtaaatttataaatataaccatatcaatgataattcatgtcagcactgactactgggctggtgataccctcgaaaaaataaatctccaccaacagtggcatcgacccagctCGGGCGACCCAGTAAACGGGTATATGctaccatcaaatccccaattgatgccgtcggagcttaaaatacaatattgttattttttacttctaatgaagctgacagaaaacaactttaaaaaatgaatttaaaatctGTCGCGTACGTTCCTtggcatcaattgtcaattgatgccatgtaaataagtgacgttatccaatcaaaatgaacgttacaaacgttttTGCATTAGAATAAGAAATGAACACTCATACCTACGAATTGGTATCAAAAATacgttttgttttctttttgaagtTTGTAGTGACTGGTGGCACCTCGTTATAATCATCAGAATCATTAAAGGCTTTTCTTACGTCGTACAAGAGATCCATACATGTATTCTGAAAAGctacaaaaatcaaaacaatcaaaacattatattatataagttAAGTGTATTCGTGAAATACtcgttttttaaaatattctatcTAATTTATAGTACTTCTGTTTTGGCAACGTTTTAAGTGCTTCTTGAAGTGTCGTTtatattgtttaacattttcagAAAGCGGTAGGCTTTGCTAGCTATAAAAGCAGTTTcacccctcccccccccccccccccccccatttttcttaaaatatcctgtacTAAGTTAGAAATAGGGCAGCTGTTGTTGAaaagttcgtttctatgtatgttggccttggtttttgatgcgttttcgttgttttttgttttcctcttatagttaaaGTGTTTCCCTTGGTGTTTGGTTTGTAACCCATATTTGTTTCTCTCAATCAatgtatgacttttgaacaccggtatactactgtttcctttagtttatgtatttgtatgccccatttattggcattatgttttctggtctttgcgtccgttcgttcttccgtccgtccgtctgtcgtATCGTTCATTCATTCGTTCGTCCGTcagtctgtcccgcttcaggttgaAGAGTTTGGTCCTTTAGGGTCGagttaatttttgatgaagttgaagtccaatcaacttgaaacttagtacacatgttctcgatggtatgatctttcaaaATGCAATGTCAAAATCAGagttttatcccattttcacggttcactaaacatagaaaatgatagtgcagatggaacatttattttgtttggccAAGATTTCCCACAATTACCAACGGCACGTGACTTCCggtgaatataaaatttaaaatccgGTCAATTTTAATGGCTCCGAATTTTCGGAACGTTTGATTTACATTATCCGGAAATTCGGGTCTGTCAAATATTAAcggattttgaattttatattcacCGGAAGTCACGTGCCGTTGGTAATTGTGGGAAATCTTggccaaacaaaataaatatttcccCACTTCAAATGGAATCGTAGCTTGTTTTATCCTTTCTTTTGGATATTTCtggaaatattttacatcaataaGCACAAAAAAGGTAGGACTTTGTAACTACGTAAACATTTCTAACCGGCAATAAAAATTTCTTGTCAAAATCAGGTTTCAAAGTTCCCCCCAAAATTTGCTCTCAAACTCCAGACGAAAAAAATGGCTTCGGCGTTATGACgttgtaggaaggcgtcccagaaaaaaaattaaaatagccttgccaaacGTCATAAATATTTGGACTACAAATGTCCGAACATTTTACGTTCTCTATctgtaaaatatcttttatatcaATAACTTTCATGTTTTGGGGTTTGAAAAGTGCGTCAGACACATAAGTACTATTTCAAATTTGGAGTTCTTTGATGAAGCAAGGCATTATTATTCGTCACTTCTAGAATGAATATCGCACACAAAAAGACGTACCCTCTTTTTGTGTGCGATATTCATTCTAGGGTACGTTGATGGTTATACTTCGACAATGCTCTCCATGACTTAAAAGTATAAAAcgttacattaaaaattattcttAAAAACGTTTTGGCTCTGGTTTATCGTATATCTTTGCAATTCAGATAATCGGCAATATAATGAACATGACACTCacacaacatcttcctatatctatgacgCTTGTACTGTGGGATCTTTAGACGCTAGCTTTTACGTCAAGTGGTCTATGAAGGTaggttttttcatttgtatttttataacgCAGAACACAGTAAATCCTATAATTTTGTCAAACTTCATGTGAATGACTTGATTCAAGAACCCCAAAACAAACCAAATGAGCAATGCTAACAGCTTTCTAACGACAGGAAAAATCATTTTCCAGACTAGGTACATGAGTTTTCCTAAAAGAAATTGCGAGTTGATTATGGTTTTTCTAGCTAGCTAAACCATTCGCTGGTAGGACAGttgtattttgacaaaattaagaGAACAACCAGTTAgcaaaattgatttatattacataaatttGGATTGTGTAATAGTAAAAGTGTAATAGTATATcatattgtatatacatttgtagataTAGATATACAACATAACTAAGTCaagtatttaaatattatttttagttGTAAAAATAACCTACTGACGTATTGGAAAACAAACTAAAGATATGTCGTCTTAATTGTTAAAAGTCCCCAAATCACTGATAATtaaacaacaatgaaaaaatataatagatatttaaatggcatatccctttaactttttaaataacatcATAATCTACTCATCAACATGTGGCAAACactatttatcatatacttagacttaATAACACctgatttttactgtatgataatagctttaaattaacgtaaattccatttttttggaattggtgcttagcgggctgatatggaaagtttatcacatgcttcgattgttatcacatgcctttccgtaacgttatcgcatggcattccggtgatactcggcaaattccgaaaaatacacctcaatgcgACGGTTTCtatgaaaaacattacaaagttgtgtacaaaacaattattttaatactggaaagtatattgtgtaaaatagtaaatttaaaaaaaaatccctttaactaacaaacaaatttttaaatatatgcatttttaaacgtttcaaacataattcagaaagttactttaaaaagttgacttttccaaacagtgtacattatgtatatttttgtcgattcgttcatttaaaatatgtttcttcTCTGTTAaggcatatgatagaaagataTCATATCGAATGTACTAAATTTGGGGTACGGCTTCCGTGAACTTTTCACTATTTCAACTTCTAGTTgggaaccacgtaaaaggatcaatatatgaatctattaatttttctccattgttaaagcatatgataaaaagatcataacatgtcatttttcatatcgcatgtattatcagccctcagtcaatatcagccctcgagccatgtggctcttgggctgatattgaacctagggctgataacacatgcgatatgaaaaatgccatgtaataatttGATAGTATTACTCTCATCAATACCATATACTTTTAAAACTCGTTATTGATTCCTTGAGAGACAGGggaaaaatcattgaaaaaaaaaaacttacgttGCTTTTTGGAGTTTTTCGTGGTGTCCAACTTTTTTACGaacacatttttgatttttttccacaaCCTGTTAATCAATTCTTCCTCCGTGTTTCCTTTATTCATGGTTTGTACTGCACTTATACTCTCACCGAGGATGGCCATAAATATTGTCAGCAATGTAAATACTATCAGCAGGATGAAcgtaaagaaataaaattgtgatAAAATTGGATCCTTCTCATTTATTTCTTTGAACTTGCTCTTTCCTATCATGCTTATAAATAGTGTTCCCATAGATTCAAATATATCACAATATGATTCAATATATTTTCCGAATAGTAAATATCCTAGAGCGGCATaacacagaaataaataaaacatgaaaataccAAACCAAAATAAATCCTTCGCACACTTAtcaaaaaccatgaaaatctTACCAACTCGTATATCGTAGCCTAGAATACCGACTAATCTCAATGTCGCAAGTGATAATAGAGTAGCATGCAGCAAATTAAACAACAAGTCCGATACTGCAATATgctgaaaattaataaattgctTTGGATCTGCCTTGAACTTTTCCAGTGTTTGTGACGCAAGAATATGGCGCCCAGCATACATTGAAATGCAAACAAAACTCAGGGATATGCAACAACAGTCAAGAATGTTCCAGACACTTTTGAAATAGGTCTTTCTCTTCTTTGTAATACGTGACACGGTCTTGCCCGTTAATGCGActaaaattaatagaaatattatttcgcAAATTAATGTGTAGATACCATTCGTAccatgatgaaaataaattcgAAATGGATAAATAGAATATGAGGTTATTATTCCTCCTGTTTCAGGAAATTCTGCTACAAACATGTTGTATGCGAATAGGTTTAGATCAGGGGCGTACAAGTTGAACTCTAAATAAACGACTCGTGTATTTCTATCAATCCATAAAAAGTCTgttaattcatttaaagttcTGTTGGAAAAATCTAAGTTGACAGCTAGTTCGGTTATATATCCGCCACCTCCGTATGTGTTATAACGTCCAGGTATGGGAATACCCCAAATATCAATAGCACTCGTGAATTTCCACCCACCATACGAAAATGAACGTGCCTCACTTATTTTGTCACATATCCCACTTATCCAGCCAAAACAAAAGTCTCTGTTTTCTTCAACCGGTAAGTAGTATTTTGGTCTCGTTCGAATGCTTCCTAAAAACGGATGTACTTCAGAtgctgcaaataaaaaaaatatcaatccgtaaaaaatgtttaagaaaagtGTTTGActcaagtactctcagatctgtacttagtgtctatttgttgttgggatgtacaagtacccggccacgtttACTtgcatttgtaatatttttatttttatccatctcacgagttaagccattttcaactgattggtatagttcgttcttttattgaactgttataccactgttccaggtcaggggagggttgatatcccgctaacatttttaacccaGCCACATTCTGTTTATGtgtgcctttcccaagtcaggagcctgtatttcagtggtagtcgtttgtttatgtgttacatttgtttttcgatccttttttgtaaatagttatttggaggacttttatagctgactatgcggtatgggctttgctcattgttgaaggccgtacggtgaactacagttgttaatttctgtgtcatttggtctcttatggagatTTGTCTAATTGGctatcaaaccacatcttttttatatcaagcAATGTGTTTAAACCCATTTagtctatgtttttttttgttactacAATAAATGGAGGTAACCCAACTAAgtcttttttaatttgcttTTCATATGAacgaaatgaaataaaataaaaatgattgccCTTACATTCTGTGACCCGAAGTTGTCTCAGTCGAGGTGGTCCAACTCTGAAACTTgtcaaatcattaaaatattgtCTAAGTCTCCAATGTAAACGTTCTCCGGTATAATCAGTCTCAGGATACAACTCTGGAAACGCTGTATATCGCAGCCATTTTATATAATCATTGACGAGCCTTATCTAAAAATAATACTAATgcgtttggttttttttttattaatgcacttatttgtttaaaaagttgttCGTATTTACAATTAAATCACACAAGAAAAGCATAAAACTATTTGCATCGTGGCTACAAGCAACACACTTTTTCATACTGATATTCACAAATACTAGCGTTATATCAACACTATACCATTAATGATATTCGCTTCTCGCTaagtaaaaaagtataaatgtttaatgtacaaaaaatctaGGAAAGAACCATTTCCCGCAAAATTACAATATCTCATAAACAAGGACTTGGacctattttgtttttttttgtttttttttgcttctaaagttcatatacttgtatatatattaacttactaaagtcttttaaaaaaacttgttaTTTTGAGAAAGAGGCGCGACCATTTTTAAGACActacataataataaaatagaaaaaataatgtattgtcTGTTACCACCTAACATTTGTCTCTAACTTTTGTAAAGTAAATAATTACATTCCAAGCTGATATAATTGTTCTTTTAATATAACTATATTTATTAAGAATGTACATCAGTTGTAACTGTAAGACAACAGCAGTTATTAATGTTCAAAGCTcgttaatcttttattttaaatgtacgcaTATAGTTAAACGCAAATAGAAGCTAAAGGAACCGGGATGGACCATCATGCAAATCATGCAAATCTACATTCAGTTTAATATCATAACAGCAAGtataaaataattagaaaattcCTACACATAAATATCTCATACCACAATGCCAGTGCTATTGTGAGTAGACATACAGACAACAATACACGATGGTGACCGTAAAACATGATTCAAGTTGTTCTTACTAAGATCATTAGATCCTTGTTATAAGATGAACTTTACGCTTTAAAGCTTgtctttttttggttttgtttttaaataatgtatgtCTGTTTTAAatccattttaaaaaattgtatccTGGATCctgtttttgaatttaaaaacaaaatgatctTACTCGCATTgatatttgatagaaaaatcacatatttatttttttataacaactaaagaaaaagaaatagttTACTTGTAGTGCAATATAGGAATACAAATAGATTAAGAAATATCCAAGTTTGTTTGTTAGATATAACATGTAAAGAGACACATTATTGTATTTTAGAAATGTCTAATTGAGAGTGTTTTTAAAACATCTGTCTAATTCAATTAATGTtaattatttgacaaattatcaaatatgtatGGGATGACAAAATGAAGTACTGTGCACgcattattttgtttgaaaatcattttccAGGGTTTTGTCAATTTAGCTTGGAAGTTGACAAATTTAAGACTTTTGAACGACAACTTTGGCTAGCAtccatcaaatcattttaaaCCTGCAACTATACCAAGAACCcaatatatgtttgaatatgtaatatttaatattagtCCTTTCAGAGTTTATTGAAGAAAACATTGtgacttttttaaatatttaacttgcTCCATGAACGTTTTAGGAGTTTTCCGGTAATGTAACCGTTGAGCACTACCTTACCTTTCCAAATTGCTGTAGTGTTTTATTTTGAGTAGTCAGTAGCTTTGTTGCTAtgttttgatgaaaattatagGATCTGTCATCCCTATTACTGTAGCTAATGCTATATATAATCCATAAGCAGAAACATGTAAACAGGACTTGTTTTATACTTTCCGTCCTTTTAAGATCTTTCTGCCTTTCGTTCCGAGCCTTTTCTATTAACGAATGATTAAGTGGTGACGCAGGAAGTCGTATGTCTGCAAAACAATGTTAgtttttaaacagattttagTCTTCAGTtgtcatttttatctttaaaaaaacatcttgTATATCTagaaataaatgtcaaatgGCTTGTTTCCAGTTTGAAAGTCTCATTGAGTAGCTGTATAAATCcatattgttgttgttttgtacatgtaatgAACAAATACTGAACAGTCTGAACATATACTGTGTACAACTTTATTGACCGCAAACAGTGCCGAATTTACCAAAGTTAATTGACAATAATAGTATTGACAAttagtttttgttatattatatatatttgaattaagaTACACAAATGTGTGCAAAGCTTTGAAGAAATCCATTTATGAAACATGTCATAAGACAATGTCATACTATTGCATCCCAATTTTTATCCATGGAGGTAAAATAGGAGAAgttgattttttgtcaaattatgtttttcatcATATCTATAAAAAGGTACTTGGCATTAAAACGTAAAAGTGTGTATCATAGCCATGCGTGTATCATAAAGTGAAATATCCAAAGACGGTTGCCTTTAAATTGAAATCCATGCCCaatgtgaaaaaaaagtaaaatcacaaaaaatactaaactcagaggaaaatctattcagaaagtccataatcacatggcaaaataaaaaaaaaacgtatcaaaaacgaatggacaagaactgtcatattcctgacttggtacaggtattttcaaatgtagaaaatggttgattaaacctggttctatagcggtAACTATGACTATTCCAGCCAAACAGTTCTGCTGCATCTGTAATTGTCTTTCTTTTGAAAGATATTTCTGAGCTAACATTTCCTATTAcatataaatcttttatttttctaattttccaCCCGTAGAagtttttttatcagaaatattGCTTTCGTTTATGACATTCGTCAAAACTTCAGGATTTACATAAACCGatagtttttgaaattattgatgtccttgtgttacatttttaaaaccttgaatttttcgaaaaagtaaggattttctttacccaggcatagattactttagccgtatttggcagaactttttgaaattttgaatcctcatTGCTCTTTAACtatttacttgtttggctttatgaatattttgatattagcgtcactgattagtcttatatagacgatcgcgtgtctggcgtactaaattataatcctggtacctttgattactatatACATGGGGAAAAAAGGTTTATGTTTAGCTAGTAATTTTATATAATCATGTCATTCATTCATTTTACAGAGATTATTCTTGTCTATGGGTAGAGAAAGACGATAACAATTTTCACTAATAGCAGATGTTACAATTTTACAAACCAAAGATCTAGAACAAAAGGTACGTGTAAAGTTGAGATAGATATATAACAAGATTTACGCCATGTTCTTCATAAGAATGCTTTTacttagtcaggaatatgacaattgttatccattcgttagatgtgttttagattttgattttgtcatttaattacagactttccgttttaattttcctcggagttcagtatttattttattttattttttttctagacaTTATGTCTACTTCTGAATCGACCTTTAAATATAACGtagttaaatatatttgaaagcaTACTATCAAATGGTCCATATTCAAATTATTCCTCGAAAAGAATCCGATTAACGTACCAGTCTCAGTCAGTAGTAATGTCATTCAATTttgcattcaaatatttatattgccAATAACTAATACTAGTACAATGATCTCTTATGCGTTGATCACTTACTTTTTTCGTATCCAAAAGTTTGCTTGTAGTTCTTGAGAATGAAGGATCTTTCAAGTCCTGTAGGTCTGAACTTATTGATCTGATTTACGAACATTGCGAATATTGCAGACATAATTGTAACCTATGAAAAAACACAAGGTATCAACTGTTTATTAGTAATTATCAATTAAGTGCATGtagaaatttatacaatactagttataacaacatattttttactgcatcAGTAATtgtaacatttaattttttgtcaggATGCttgaggccaaaatatttgtaaatcgaaaaacaaataaaaatattgaagagATGACCAAGCCAAAACACCTAAACCTTAATAAAAAACGGAGAAAGAAATGTCAAATTTCAATTTGACATAATCCATATTTTCATTCTTGTTCAACTTACTGGCTACAAGACTTGTGGTATTATCGGGGACTAAAAGTCCACAATTAGATCTAGAGCACCGAGCCACTGGTTGTTTTAACTAAAACGGTACACCACATGcgcatttttataattaatgatTCATCACTTAAGCTTgatgccaaaatatttgaaaatatatggaaaatgtctgtaaaatCCGTTCCCACGTTACTTTGATAAGGCAtatcaaaaaatcaataatagaAAAAGTTAAGGGAACAAAACACAACtttaataaaactgaaaaacCATTTCTATTTTCACTGATCATCCATCTAACAGATTGCAATTGGtaacaacaattaaaataaattatgaaactAGTTCATTGTAATTGTTACTTACTTTTAATGGATCCAGTAAACAAATCGAGCTAAAGAAAGAGAGGGAAAACTGTGCCAGCCATTTCTGAGACTTGTGTTTTCCCCACTCGATGCTGTACAGAGTCAAGAAGAAGGAACATGATGCTACACCAGCAAGTGCCAAAATCCATGCTATATATTGAAACCAATATGGAAAAATAGTACTTTCAGTAATGAAAAGTCCCTTTGAAACAAGCGCTTTCTCTAACTTATGACTATCTGCCATTACTCTATCCAACCAAACATCCAATATCGGTACTCTATATCTTCGTGAAGAATCTCCAGTATTGCTTTTTCTGTGCATACTTTTACTGAACATAAAAATTACTAATACGGTGGTAGGTGTTGAAATAAGTGCAGATATTAATGCAATATAAATTGCACTCAATGTGAATGAAAATGGACCCACATGAATGTCTGATCCAGCATTTGAAAACTCGTCTTCGTCGCGGAAATAtattgcatttcctatcattgttaaaacaataaataacagGAAACATGTTAGTCTCTGACATCTTGTATAATGGCTGCTGGTTGGGCGGAAGAATATTgaaatccacatatggttatcagctaagttttcttttatattaagGTAAAACATATTTGAGAAAGTGGTGACATTTTCTTTTCCGCAAACTGGTAAGACGGCATCTACACTGCTATCAAATGTATCTAAACTTAGCCATTTACCACATAGGAAAACAAACCTGCAATGTACATATCAaagtttgatttaattgatacaatatatatgtttatttatttacttattagAATGTAAAATAACCATTAAAGTTGATTAAATCAGCGAGATAATTTATCTTacaataaatcatataaaagataaaaatgcatACTTATGTTtctgattcttttttttttacaaacacaATTATTAAGTAATTCATATTTGTTAATCTAAAGGGCATGGAAATGGGTTTTTGAATGTTTGTCAGGCAAGTAGCAGTACTTTaagaaaatatcagaaaaagaaactatatattcaaaaattgtCCTTGATGtgcctttttaattttatttatatttctacattaaatatgaaacaatataATATCGATTGTCCAACTTGTACTAATGCAGTGCATTAATATAAACtttgatttaaataatcacTATACCTTTCCCTCGTTTGTAAGTCCTCGACATCAACACGGGTTAAATACCACGATGAAGATTTGCCGACACCGGAGTTGTCATGCCATATGTAAACATAGCTTAAGTCTCCTAGCGGATATGGCGTTGACATTAAGAAATGTACAACACTTGCAGCCGGTatgttctgaaaaaaaaaatgctttaataAAAACCAAAGTGACATGTAGAAACGaaaatgttatctt
The genomic region above belongs to Mytilus trossulus isolate FHL-02 chromosome 7, PNRI_Mtr1.1.1.hap1, whole genome shotgun sequence and contains:
- the LOC134726314 gene encoding polycystin-1-like protein 2, whose amino-acid sequence is MTIKKMNWFPRQDIIECTCRPAFGLTFGNTFYVAPNRIDFSTVFLRFDITNQGPVIGTLITILLIYVLLLIWARHQDKRDIVKWGVTPLIDNFVDDTYYYLVTVYTGMRRGAGTKSRIGFIIHGQDGDTGIRELADGVRTNIPAASVVHFLMSTPYPLGDLSYVYIWHDNSGVGKSSSWYLTRVDVEDLQTRERFVFLCGKWLSLDTFDSSVDAVLPVCGKENVTTFSNMFYLNIKENLADNHMWISIFFRPTSSHYTRCQRLTCFLLFIVLTMIGNAIYFRDEDEFSNAGSDIHVGPFSFTLSAIYIALISALISTPTTVLVIFMFSKSMHRKSNTGDSSRRYRVPILDVWLDRVMADSHKLEKALVSKGLFITESTIFPYWFQYIAWILALAGVASCSFFLTLYSIEWGKHKSQKWLAQFSLSFFSSICLLDPLKVTIMSAIFAMFVNQINKFRPTGLERSFILKNYKQTFGYEKNIRLPASPLNHSLIEKARNERQKDLKRTESIKQVLFTCFCLWIIYSISYSNRDDRSYNFHQNIATKLLTTQNKTLQQFGKIRLVNDYIKWLRYTAFPELYPETDYTGERLHWRLRQYFNDLTSFRVGPPRLRQLRVTESSEVHPFLGSIRTRPKYYLPVEENRDFCFGWISGICDKISEARSFSYGGWKFTSAIDIWGIPIPGRYNTYGGGGYITELAVNLDFSNRTLNELTDFLWIDRNTRVVYLEFNLYAPDLNLFAYNMFVAEFPETGGIITSYSIYPFRIYFHHGTNGIYTLICEIIFLLILVALTGKTVSRITKKRKTYFKSVWNILDCCCISLSFVCISMYAGRHILASQTLEKFKADPKQFINFQHIAVSDLLFNLLHATLLSLATLRLVGILGYDIRVGKIFMVFDKCAKDLFWFGIFMFYLFLCYAALGYLLFGKYIESYCDIFESMGTLFISMIGKSKFKEINEKDPILSQFYFFTFILLIVFTLLTIFMAILGESISAVQTMNKGNTEEELINRLWKKIKNVFVKKLDTTKNSKKQPFQNTCMDLLYDVRKAFNDSDDYNEVPPVTTNFKKKTKRIFDTNS